The Pseudoxanthomonas suwonensis sequence GGAAGAGGTCATCTCGGTGGCCAACATCAGCGGCGTGTTCGGCAAGAACTTCCAGACCACCGGCTTGGAGAAGGCGGAGGCCGACGAGCTGGCCAAGCTGCTGCGCGCCGGCTCGCTGGCCGCGCCGATGGACTTCGTCGAGGAGCGCATCGTCGGTCCCAGCCTGGGCAAGGAGAACGTGGAGCGCGGCGTGACCGCGGTGCTGTACGCGTTCCTGTTCACCCTGGTGTTCTTCGCGGTCTACTACCGCATGTTCGGCCTGATCACCGGCATCGCGCTGCTGTTCAACCTGCTGATCGTGGTCGCGGTGATGTCCCGGTTCGGCGCGACGATGACCTTGCCCGGCTTCGCCGGCCTGGCCCTGTCGATCGGCCTGTCGGTGGACGCCAACGTGCTGATCAACGAGCGCATCCGCGAAGAACTGCGCGCCGGGGTGCCGCCGAAGGCGGCGATTGTCACCGGTTATGAGAAGGCCAGTGGCACCATCCTCGACGCCAACCTGACCGCGATCATCGCCGGCATCGCCCTGTACGCGTTCGGCACCGGTCCACTGAAGGGCTTCGCCCTGACCCTGATGATCGGCATCTTCGCGTCGATGTTCACCGCCATCACCGTCTCGCGCGCGATCGTCACCCTGGTGTACGCCCGCCGCAAGAAGCTCAAGTCCCTGGCCATCTGACGGGAGGAAACCGCATATGAAGATCTTCCCGCTTACCCTGGTCCCCAACGACACCCGCATCGACTTCATGCGGATGCGCTGGGTGTCGATGGGCATCGCCGCGCTGCTGTTCGTCGCCTCGGTGGCGACCATCGCCATCAACGGCTTCAACTACGCGCTGGACTTCACCGGCGGCACCGTGGTCGAGGTGCGCTTCGACCGTGCCGCCAGCGTCGATGGCGTGCGCGAGCGCCTGGCCTCGGCCGGCTACGACGGCGCGCAGGTGCAGAGCTTCGGCAGCGGCACCGACCTGCTGGTCCGGCTGCAGCCGCGCGACGGCCAGACCACCACCGACGCCAACAACCGCACCGCCCAGGACGTGCTGGCGGCGGCGTCGACCCCTGACAACCAGGCACACCTGCTGCGCACCGAGTTCGTCGGCCCGCAGGTCGGCGCGGAACTGGCCCGCAACGGCCTGTATGCCGCGCTGTTCGTGGTGGTCGGCTTCCTGATCTACATCGGTTTCCGCTTCGAGCTGAAGTTCGCGGTGGTCGCGACCCTGACCACGCTGTTCGATGTGCTGCTGGTCGCGGCGTTCTTCTCCCTGACCGGGCGCGAGTTCGACCTGACGGTGTTGGCCGGCCTGTTGTCGGTGATGGGGTTCTCGATCAACGACACGATCGTAGTGTTCGACCGTGTCCGCGAGAACTTCCGCAGCCTACGGGTGGAGCCGCTGGAGGTGATGAATCGCTCGATCAACCAGACCCTGTCGCGCACCATCATCACCTCGGTGGTGTTCTTCCTGTCGGTGCTGGCGCTGTACCTGTACGGCGGCGGCTCGCTGGAAGGCCTGGCCCTGAGCCAGATGATCGGCGCGGTGGTCGGCACCCTGTCCTCGATCTTCATCGCCTGCCCGTTGCTGACCGTCGGCCCGCTGAAGGTCACCAAGCAGGACCTGCTGCCCAAGGCCAAGGACGAGGCGGCGCTGGCGCGGCGGCCCTGACGGCTTCTGTTGCAGACATCCGTTCTGGAAGAAGCCGCCGCAAGGCGGCTTCTTCTTTGGCACTAGCGTTGCTTGCAACCGCAACCGCAAGAGTGTGGTTGCCGCAGCGCGCGGCGGCGCGTTCATCGACTTCGGCTGCCCGGACGCATCGTGGCGCGGCTTCGGTCTGAGCCGCGGCGAGCCGGGAGTATTGCGGTCGTCTCGGCGGCACATCCGTGTGCCGACTCGCCGACGCGGCCATCCCTGGCCGCTGCCGCAATACTCCCGGCCCGCCACGTCTTCGGGAGCTTCCAGGTCGTGGCTCCGTTCGGCCGGAGGACAGCCCACGGCTGCCGGTCTTGGCTCTTGTAGGAGCCGGGCTTGCCCGCGACGCGACGCCGTGGGCGCAGGCGACGTCCTCATGATCCCGACGCCCGTGTCGCCGACTGAAGTCAGCTCCTACAGAAGAGCGGTCGCGTCGTGGCTGTTGTAGGAGCCGGGTTCAGCCGGCGACCCGACGCCGTCGGCACAGGCGATGCCCTCATGATTCCGACGCCCGTGTCGCGGTCATGCCCGCTCCTACAGAAGGCAGTGCCGTGGGCTTGCCCCCTTTCTTTCTCCGCAGGCGAAGGGGAGGAGCCGGGGAGGGGTGCATTTGCTGTTGCTGTTGCTGTTGTTCCCAGATCGAAGCCGCGCCCTCAAAGCTCACGAGGCCGTCGTGCCCAGGGGGTCTGGCGCAAGCAGCACATGGATGTGCTGCGGTCGCGACTTGGAGGCAGGACGCCGGAGCGGAGCGATGCGCCAGACCCCCTGGGCACGGCGGCCCGTTCCGAAGCCAGCGCTTTTGCTCCAGGCCGCAACGACACGGCGGTCCCGTCCGAAGCCAGCGCTTTTGCTCCAGGCCGCAACGACACGGCGGCCCCGCCCGAAGCCAGCGCTTTTGCTCCAGCCGCAACGACACGGCGGCCCCGTCCGAAGCCAACGTCCCCTGTCAGAGGCAGAAAGCTGGGTCCCCGCCTACGCGGGGATGGCGTGAGTTGAACGCGGGGACGGCGGTGGTTGAACCAGAAAAAAAGCCGCCCATTGGGCGGCTTTTTCATTCATGGCAGCCGCATGGCGGCCAGCACACTCAGTTGAACGCCGCGGCGTACCCGGTGTTGACCACAAGCTTCTGCAGCTCGTCGGCGACCTTCACGTTGGCCGCGATGATCTGCCGCGCCTCCGGGCCGCGCTCGTCCAGGCGCGGGGTGCCTGCACCGCGGAAGTCGCAGATCCGGCCGCCGGCCTCGCGCACCAGCAACACGCCGGCGGCGATGTCCCAGGCCTTCACCCCGGCCTCGAAGTAGGCGTCCAGGCGGCCGCAGGCCACGTAGGCCAGGTCGAGTGCGGCCGAACCGGTGCGGCGCACATCCTCGGCCTGGACCAGCAGCGAATCCACGCACTTGAGCTGGGCGCCGGCGCGGGCGCGCTCGCGCGGCGGGAAGCCGGTGCCGACCACGGTGCCGGCCAGGTCCTTGCGGTCGGCCACGCGGATCTTCTTGTCGTTGAGCACCGCGCCGGCGCCGCGGCTGGCGGTGAACAGCTCGTTGCGCAGCGGGTCGAAGATCACCGCGTCGATCGGCTCGCCGTTGTCGACCAGGGCAATCGAGACGCAGTAGTGGGGGAAGCCGCGCAGGTAGTTGCTGGTGCCGTCGAGCGGATCGATCACCCACTGGAAGCGGCCCTGCCGGCCCGGCTGGTGGCCGCTTTCCTCGCCCAGCACGCCATAGTCGGGGTAGGCCCGGCGCAGCTCCTTGACGATCACCTTCTCGGCATCCGCGTCGACCTCGCTGGCGTAGTCCATGCGCTGCTTCTGGACCACGTTGAGCGCGTCCAGGCGGTTGATGTGGCGCAGCAGCACGTTGCCGCCGAGGCGGGCGGCCTTGACCATGACGTTGACGGCGGGGGATTGCATGGCGAAGGCTCCCGGAAGGGCAGGGACGGAACGGGCGAAGGGAAAGAGCGGTCCGGCCCGCATGGCCGGCCGCGCAGTTTACCATTTGCGCCATGGCAACTCCCCTGAACGAATCCACCGCCACCGGCGCGGCCGGTCATGTCCGCATCGTCCTGGTCGGCACCCAGCACCCGGGCAACATCGGTGCGGCCGCCCGCGCGATGAAGACCATGGGCCTGTCGCAACTGGTCCTGGTGTCCCCGGAAAAGCCCCTCGACGACGACGCCTACCGGCGTTCGGCCGGGGCCGAGGACGTGCTCGAGGCCGCCCCGGTCCACGCGACCCTGGCCCAGGCGGTGGCCGACTGCCGGCTGGTGCTCGGCTGCACCGCGCGCAGCCGGCGGGTGCAGCTGGAGCAGCTGGACCCGGACGCGGCCGCGGGCCGGCTGCTGCATTTCGCGGCCGGCGGGCCGGTGGCGCTGGTCTTCGGCCGCGAGCGCACCGGCCTGACCAACGAGGAACTGCAGCTGTGCCACGCCTCGGTGCACATCCCGTCCGACCCGGCGTTCAGTTCGCTCAACCTGGCCGCGGCGGTGCAGGTGCTGGCCTACGAATTGCGCCGCGCGCTGCTGGCCGGCGGGCCCGCGGAGGATGGGACGACGCCGCACCCGGACGGGCTGCCGGCCACGCACGAGCAGGTCGAGGGATTCTTCTCGCAGCTGGCCGAGACGCTGGAGGCGATCGACTTCCACAAGGGCCGCGCGCCGGAATCGGCCATGCGCAAGCTGCGCCGGCTGTTCCTGCGCACCGACCTGACCGTGAACGAGGTCCGGCTGCTGCGCGGGGTGCTGGCCGATGCGCAGCGGATGGCGCGGCTGGCCGGGGACGCCGGCCGTCTGTCGTCCTGAGCCGTTTCCGGCTAGGCTTTGCGCATATCAGCGAAGGGGCGTGCGTTGTCCAGAGTGCGTAGATGGATCCAGGCGGCGTGCTGGGCTGCCGTCATGGCCATGGGGTTGCCGGCCCACGCGTCCGAGGATGAGCACGTCCTGGTCCTGGGCCGCATCAGCGACGACCCCAGCGCGCACCACGACCAGCTCAAGCCGCTGCTGGACTACGTCGTGCCGCGCATGCGCGACGTCGGCATCACCGAGGGCCGCATCCTGATGGCGCGCGACCCCCAGCAGATGGCCAGCTATCTGCGCCGCAACCGGGTCGACTGGGTCACCGAGACCGCCAGCACCGCCGTGCAGCTGCAGCAGCGCGCCGCGGCCAAGCCGCTGCTGCTGACCGAGCGCAACGGGGTCAGCAGCTACCACACCGTGTTCTTCGCCAGGAAGGACGGCCCGATCCGCACCCTCGCCGACCTGCGCGGCCACACCCTGGCCCTGCAGAGCACCGCGTCCACCAGCGCCTACATGGTGCCGATGACCGAACTGCTGGACGCGCGACTGTCGCCCGAGATCCTGCTGGCGCCCTCCGACGAACCCGCGCCCGACCGGGTCGGCTACGTCTTCGCCCGCTCCGAGCTCAACATCGCCTCCTGGGTGCACAAAAGCATGGTCGACGCCGGCGCGGTCAGCAG is a genomic window containing:
- a CDS encoding RNA methyltransferase is translated as MATPLNESTATGAAGHVRIVLVGTQHPGNIGAAARAMKTMGLSQLVLVSPEKPLDDDAYRRSAGAEDVLEAAPVHATLAQAVADCRLVLGCTARSRRVQLEQLDPDAAAGRLLHFAAGGPVALVFGRERTGLTNEELQLCHASVHIPSDPAFSSLNLAAAVQVLAYELRRALLAGGPAEDGTTPHPDGLPATHEQVEGFFSQLAETLEAIDFHKGRAPESAMRKLRRLFLRTDLTVNEVRLLRGVLADAQRMARLAGDAGRLSS
- the secF gene encoding protein translocase subunit SecF, which translates into the protein MKIFPLTLVPNDTRIDFMRMRWVSMGIAALLFVASVATIAINGFNYALDFTGGTVVEVRFDRAASVDGVRERLASAGYDGAQVQSFGSGTDLLVRLQPRDGQTTTDANNRTAQDVLAAASTPDNQAHLLRTEFVGPQVGAELARNGLYAALFVVVGFLIYIGFRFELKFAVVATLTTLFDVLLVAAFFSLTGREFDLTVLAGLLSVMGFSINDTIVVFDRVRENFRSLRVEPLEVMNRSINQTLSRTIITSVVFFLSVLALYLYGGGSLEGLALSQMIGAVVGTLSSIFIACPLLTVGPLKVTKQDLLPKAKDEAALARRP
- a CDS encoding phosphate/phosphite/phosphonate ABC transporter substrate-binding protein, yielding MAMGLPAHASEDEHVLVLGRISDDPSAHHDQLKPLLDYVVPRMRDVGITEGRILMARDPQQMASYLRRNRVDWVTETASTAVQLQQRAAAKPLLLTERNGVSSYHTVFFARKDGPIRTLADLRGHTLALQSTASTSAYMVPMTELLDARLSPEILLAPSDEPAPDRVGYVFARSELNIASWVHKSMVDAGAVSSLDWNHPERVPEAFKADFRVIHESDPYPRALELVRDGMDPRVQARLREVLLEAAGDPAARDALRLFFNTSRFLPLDPASQRSLAALRKGVQRVRSEVE
- a CDS encoding inositol monophosphatase family protein, yielding MQSPAVNVMVKAARLGGNVLLRHINRLDALNVVQKQRMDYASEVDADAEKVIVKELRRAYPDYGVLGEESGHQPGRQGRFQWVIDPLDGTSNYLRGFPHYCVSIALVDNGEPIDAVIFDPLRNELFTASRGAGAVLNDKKIRVADRKDLAGTVVGTGFPPRERARAGAQLKCVDSLLVQAEDVRRTGSAALDLAYVACGRLDAYFEAGVKAWDIAAGVLLVREAGGRICDFRGAGTPRLDERGPEARQIIAANVKVADELQKLVVNTGYAAAFN